A window of Rhodococcus sp. SGAir0479 contains these coding sequences:
- a CDS encoding YhgE/Pip domain-containing protein, with product MLAGMSLGTELKRFSRGLMPRVALVTIVLMPLLYGALYLWAFWDPFSQAGKIPVALVNRDQGTVVDGQPLNAGDQVTQGLVDSGELEFHQVTAYEASTGVADGRYYFSVTLPGDFSRSVASPTGPDPEKARLIFTFNDANNYLGTVIGQNAAQQILNAVSAQIGEQSVDKVLVGLGDAGAGLRRAADGAQQLATGTQTADAGAQQLATGSRTLADGLGTAKAGSTALADGTAQLSAGIDTATGGASALAGGLDQLSGATTQLGDGAGQLSAGVNQLVDRVTGALGPVLDAGTRAQLDQLRDGAQQLAFQLGDPSSPYRAGMSQAVGGAGQLRDGLTQLQSGGQQAASGARALDDGLTQLSTGGETLAQGAGQLADGTTQLKDGSGELASQLKEGSEQVPQWDDQQRTAVAQTLSAPVELDQHHDNRAKTFGTGFAPFFLPLALFVGGIITWMLLRPIQTRPISTGLGALRVVLASYWPAALIAISQVLVMYLVVHFGVGLVPVYVVGTIAFLGLVGLTYMALIQAFNAIFGPAVGRVVTLAFLMLQLVSAGGIYPVETTAKPFQILHPFDPMTYAVNGLRQLTVGGIDSRLWVSIAVLLGLLLASLGASALAVRRDRAWTLMRLHPPIEV from the coding sequence ATGCTCGCAGGGATGTCGCTCGGCACCGAACTCAAACGGTTCTCCCGCGGTCTCATGCCGCGTGTCGCGCTGGTGACGATCGTGCTCATGCCACTGCTCTACGGTGCGCTGTACCTGTGGGCGTTCTGGGATCCGTTCAGCCAGGCCGGCAAGATCCCCGTCGCGCTCGTCAACAGGGACCAGGGCACCGTCGTCGACGGCCAACCCCTCAACGCCGGCGACCAGGTGACGCAGGGGCTGGTGGACTCCGGCGAACTCGAGTTCCACCAGGTGACCGCGTACGAGGCGTCCACCGGTGTCGCGGACGGGCGCTACTACTTCTCGGTGACGCTGCCCGGCGACTTCAGCCGGTCGGTGGCCTCCCCCACCGGACCGGACCCGGAGAAGGCCCGGCTCATCTTCACGTTCAACGACGCCAACAACTACCTGGGCACCGTGATCGGGCAGAACGCGGCCCAGCAGATCCTCAACGCGGTGAGCGCGCAGATCGGGGAACAGTCCGTCGACAAGGTGCTCGTCGGCCTCGGCGACGCCGGTGCCGGACTCCGCCGCGCCGCCGACGGCGCGCAGCAGCTGGCCACCGGCACGCAGACCGCCGACGCCGGCGCGCAGCAGCTGGCGACCGGATCGCGCACGCTCGCAGACGGACTGGGCACCGCCAAGGCGGGCTCGACCGCACTGGCCGACGGCACCGCGCAGCTGTCCGCCGGCATCGACACCGCCACCGGGGGCGCGTCCGCGCTCGCCGGCGGGCTGGACCAGCTGTCCGGGGCCACCACCCAGCTGGGTGACGGCGCAGGACAATTGAGCGCCGGTGTGAACCAGCTGGTCGACCGCGTCACCGGCGCCCTCGGGCCCGTCCTCGACGCCGGCACCCGCGCCCAGCTCGACCAACTCCGCGACGGCGCACAGCAACTCGCGTTCCAGCTGGGCGACCCGTCGAGCCCCTACCGGGCCGGGATGTCGCAGGCCGTCGGCGGCGCCGGGCAGCTGCGCGACGGACTGACCCAGCTGCAGAGCGGCGGCCAGCAGGCCGCGTCCGGGGCCCGCGCCCTCGACGACGGGCTCACCCAGCTGTCCACCGGCGGCGAGACGCTGGCGCAGGGCGCCGGGCAGCTCGCGGACGGCACCACCCAACTCAAGGACGGCTCCGGGGAACTGGCGTCGCAGCTGAAGGAGGGCAGCGAGCAGGTGCCGCAGTGGGACGACCAGCAGCGCACCGCCGTCGCGCAGACGCTGTCGGCGCCGGTGGAGCTGGACCAGCACCACGACAACCGCGCCAAGACCTTCGGCACCGGATTCGCGCCGTTCTTCCTGCCGCTCGCCCTCTTCGTCGGCGGCATCATCACCTGGATGTTGCTGCGGCCCATCCAGACCCGGCCCATCTCGACAGGCCTGGGCGCGCTACGGGTGGTGCTGGCGTCGTACTGGCCGGCCGCGCTGATCGCGATCTCCCAGGTGCTGGTGATGTACCTGGTGGTGCACTTCGGGGTGGGGCTGGTGCCGGTGTACGTGGTGGGCACCATCGCGTTCCTGGGCCTGGTGGGGCTGACCTACATGGCGCTGATCCAGGCGTTCAACGCCATCTTCGGGCCCGCGGTGGGCCGCGTCGTCACGCTCGCGTTCCTCATGCTGCAGCTGGTGTCGGCGGGCGGCATCTATCCCGTGGAGACCACCGCCAAACCGTTCCAGATCCTGCACCCCTTCGACCCCATGACGTACGCCGTCAACGGGCTGCGCCAGCTCACCGTCGGCGGCATCGACTCGCGGCTGTGGGTGTCGATCGCGGTGCTGCTGGGGCTGCTGCTCGCGTCGCTGGGCGCCAGCGCCCTCGCGGTGCGCCGGGACCGGGCCTGGACGCTGATGCGGTTGCACCCGCCGATCGAGGTGTGA
- a CDS encoding VanW family protein, protein MSDERDGAQDPENRTDGPEPDENPTEIMPAVPAQPAAESEPAGPSGPDESAASAAPADTPPTDTAVADPAGSDEAPASNRRWVKYAAVVAGVIALGAIAYAVDWVVSADRVPRGVTVAGVAIGGESTSAAEQTLRAQLGPRADRAVPVRAGTTDSEVVPAQAGVGIDWSATVARAGAQPINPVTRLTSLFTSREIGVVSTVDDAALTQAMVGVQQQTDRAPREGNVVFEGAQVVPVAPLAGQNLQVDAAKDTFADDWAFGTTVELPVDVVDVSVTQAGVDAALRDVATPAVAADVVVTGKDGATATLPRDQVGTVLAFTPDGDGGLAPQYNVEAATGILAPQLAGTEIKPKDAEISLAGGSPKVVPSVTGEMVQWPKTLEPLPALLTAPAPRATPAVYEPAQPALTTEGAEALGIREVIGEYTTGGFEYASGVNIRLAASEINGAIVKPGETFSLNGYTGPRGYAQGYIDSGIINNGRPDKAVGGGISQLATTLYNASYFAGMEDVDHTEHSYYISRYPAAREATVYEGAIDLKFRNPAKTGVMIQTIGTGSNITVRIWGTKTVDVESVTGNRTNQTSPDTITLPAGPHCVASSGAPGFTVSDTRIITDANTGAEISRNTRTVRYDPVPVVKCVSNEPAPEPSEDSAPSEASPGR, encoded by the coding sequence ATGAGCGACGAGCGCGACGGCGCCCAGGACCCGGAAAACCGCACGGACGGTCCCGAGCCGGACGAGAATCCGACCGAGATCATGCCCGCGGTGCCGGCCCAGCCCGCCGCCGAGTCCGAGCCCGCCGGGCCGTCCGGACCGGACGAGTCTGCCGCGTCCGCCGCTCCCGCGGACACTCCGCCGACCGACACCGCGGTCGCCGACCCCGCCGGCAGCGACGAGGCGCCGGCGTCGAACCGTCGCTGGGTCAAGTACGCGGCCGTGGTCGCCGGGGTGATCGCGCTCGGTGCCATCGCGTACGCGGTCGACTGGGTGGTCTCCGCCGATCGGGTGCCCCGCGGCGTCACGGTCGCCGGCGTCGCGATCGGCGGCGAGAGCACGTCGGCCGCCGAGCAGACGCTGCGCGCCCAGCTGGGGCCGCGGGCCGACCGCGCCGTCCCGGTGCGCGCCGGCACCACCGACAGCGAGGTCGTCCCGGCGCAGGCCGGTGTCGGCATCGACTGGTCGGCCACTGTGGCGCGCGCCGGTGCGCAGCCGATCAACCCGGTCACGCGGTTGACGTCGCTGTTCACCAGTCGGGAGATCGGTGTGGTCTCCACGGTGGACGACGCCGCGCTCACCCAGGCGATGGTCGGCGTGCAGCAGCAGACCGACCGGGCCCCGCGCGAGGGCAACGTCGTGTTCGAAGGCGCCCAGGTGGTGCCGGTGGCGCCGCTGGCCGGCCAGAACCTCCAGGTGGACGCGGCCAAGGACACGTTCGCCGACGACTGGGCGTTCGGCACCACCGTCGAGCTGCCCGTCGACGTCGTCGACGTGTCGGTCACGCAGGCCGGTGTGGACGCCGCGTTGCGCGACGTCGCGACGCCGGCCGTGGCGGCGGACGTCGTGGTGACCGGCAAGGACGGGGCCACGGCGACACTGCCGCGCGACCAGGTCGGCACGGTGCTCGCGTTCACCCCGGACGGTGACGGCGGGCTCGCGCCGCAGTACAACGTCGAGGCCGCGACGGGGATCCTGGCGCCGCAGCTCGCGGGCACCGAGATCAAGCCGAAGGACGCGGAGATCTCGCTGGCCGGCGGTAGCCCCAAGGTGGTGCCGTCGGTGACGGGCGAGATGGTGCAGTGGCCCAAGACGCTCGAACCGCTACCGGCACTGCTGACGGCGCCCGCCCCGCGCGCCACCCCCGCGGTGTACGAGCCGGCGCAGCCCGCGCTCACCACCGAAGGCGCCGAGGCGCTGGGCATCCGCGAGGTGATCGGTGAATACACCACCGGCGGCTTCGAGTACGCGTCCGGCGTCAACATCCGCCTCGCCGCGAGCGAGATCAACGGCGCCATCGTCAAGCCCGGAGAGACGTTCTCGCTCAACGGTTACACGGGCCCGCGCGGGTACGCGCAGGGCTACATCGACTCGGGCATCATCAACAACGGCCGGCCCGACAAGGCCGTCGGCGGCGGCATCAGCCAGCTCGCGACCACCCTCTACAACGCGTCGTACTTCGCGGGCATGGAGGACGTGGACCACACCGAGCACAGCTACTACATCTCCCGGTATCCCGCGGCGCGCGAGGCGACGGTGTACGAGGGCGCGATCGACCTGAAGTTCCGGAATCCGGCCAAGACCGGCGTGATGATCCAGACCATCGGCACCGGCTCGAACATCACCGTGCGGATCTGGGGCACCAAGACCGTCGACGTCGAGTCGGTGACAGGCAACCGGACCAACCAGACCTCGCCGGACACGATCACGCTGCCCGCCGGCCCGCACTGCGTCGCATCCAGCGGTGCACCGGGATTCACCGTGAGCGACACCCGGATCATCACCGACGCCAACACCGGCGCCGAGATCTCCCGCAACACCCGGACCGTCCGCTACGACCCGGTGCCGGTCGTCAAGTGCGTGTCCAACGAGCCGGCGCCCGAACCCTCCGAGGACAGCGCCCCGTCCGAGGCCTCTCCGGGCCGGTAG
- a CDS encoding acetyl-CoA C-acetyltransferase, producing MVGGNRIPFARSDRAYARASNQDMFTATLDGLVSRYGLQGERLGLVVGGAVLKHSRDFNLMRECVLGSALSPYTPAYDLQQACGTGLQSIIAVGDAIAAGRIEAGVGGGVDTTSDAPIGVNNELREFLLSMNRARSTADRVKLLGQVRPSMLGIEIPRNGEPRTGLSMGEHAAITAKEFGVRREDQDALAAASHQNMAAAYDRGFFDDLVTPFLGLTRDDNMRPDSSVEKLAKLKPVFGTKLGDATMTAGNSTPLTDGASAVLLASDEWAAERNLPVLAHLVDSETAAVDYIHGGDGLLMAPTYAVPRLLARNGLTLQDFDFYEIHEAFASVVLATLQAWESDEYCKERLGLDGALGSIDRSKLNVNGSSLAAGHPFAATGGRIVASLAKMLAEKGSGRGLISICAAGGQGVTAIVEV from the coding sequence ATCGTCGGCGGCAACCGCATCCCGTTCGCCCGCTCGGACCGCGCGTATGCGCGCGCGTCCAACCAGGACATGTTCACCGCGACGCTCGACGGGCTGGTCAGCCGCTACGGACTGCAGGGCGAGCGGCTCGGGCTGGTGGTCGGTGGCGCGGTGCTCAAGCACAGCCGCGACTTCAACCTCATGCGCGAGTGCGTGCTCGGCAGCGCGCTCAGCCCCTACACCCCGGCGTACGACCTGCAGCAGGCGTGCGGCACCGGCCTGCAGTCGATCATCGCGGTGGGTGACGCGATCGCGGCCGGCCGCATCGAGGCGGGTGTCGGCGGCGGTGTGGACACCACGTCCGACGCTCCGATCGGCGTGAACAACGAGCTGCGCGAGTTCCTGCTGTCGATGAACCGCGCGCGCTCCACCGCGGACCGCGTCAAGCTGCTGGGGCAGGTGCGCCCGTCGATGCTGGGCATCGAGATCCCGCGCAACGGCGAGCCGCGGACGGGGCTGTCGATGGGTGAGCACGCGGCCATCACCGCCAAGGAGTTCGGGGTGCGCCGCGAGGACCAGGACGCGCTGGCCGCCGCGAGCCACCAGAACATGGCGGCCGCGTACGACCGGGGGTTCTTCGACGATCTGGTGACGCCGTTCCTGGGCCTGACCCGCGACGACAACATGCGTCCGGACTCGTCGGTCGAGAAGCTGGCCAAGCTGAAGCCGGTGTTCGGCACCAAGCTCGGCGACGCCACCATGACCGCCGGCAACTCCACCCCGCTCACCGACGGCGCGTCCGCGGTGCTGCTGGCGAGCGACGAGTGGGCCGCCGAGCGGAACCTGCCGGTGCTCGCGCACCTGGTGGACTCCGAGACCGCGGCCGTCGACTACATCCACGGCGGCGACGGGCTGCTCATGGCGCCCACGTACGCGGTGCCGCGGCTGCTGGCCCGCAACGGTCTCACTCTGCAGGACTTCGATTTCTACGAGATCCACGAGGCTTTCGCCTCCGTGGTGCTGGCGACGCTGCAGGCGTGGGAGTCCGACGAGTACTGCAAGGAACGGCTGGGCCTCGACGGTGCGCTCGGCAGCATCGACCGGTCCAAGCTCAACGTCAACGGATCGTCGCTGGCGGCCGGGCACCCGTTCGCGGCCACCGGCGGCCGCATCGTGGCCTCGCTCGCGAAGATGCTGGCCGAGAAGGGCTCGGGTCGCGGTCTGATCTCCATCTGCGCGGCCGGTGGCCAGGGCGTCACCGCGATCGTCGAGGTCTGA
- a CDS encoding 3-oxoacyl-ACP reductase yields MAASKGAPDLYSQFLSSAPGAFIAKQAGLPQPEKLRRYEPGQPPLAGPVLIGGKGRLVEPVRELLSDYPAAQPHDERYGALVFDATGIGQVTELVQLFEFFQPVIRNLASCARVVVLGTTPELASGVDEQIAQRALEGFTRSVGKEIKRGSTAQLVYVSPDAATGLSGLESTLRFLLSAKSAFVDGQVIRVGADDSEAPASWERPLEGKVAVVTGAARGIGATIAEVLARDGAHVVCADIPAAGQALSETANKVGGTSLALDVTAADAADKLAEHLTERHGGADIIVHNAGITRDKTLANMDEARWNTVLGVNLLAPQKITEALVAKGVLREGGRVIDVSSIAGIAGNRGQTNYGTSKAGVIGLVQATAPVLAEKKITINAVAPGFIETAMTAAIPFATREAGRRMSSLLQGGQTVDVAETVAYFANPASNAVTGQVVRVCGQSLLGA; encoded by the coding sequence GTGGCAGCCAGCAAGGGCGCTCCCGACCTCTACTCCCAGTTCCTCTCGTCCGCGCCGGGCGCATTCATCGCCAAGCAGGCCGGACTGCCGCAGCCGGAGAAGCTGCGCCGCTACGAGCCCGGTCAGCCGCCGCTCGCCGGCCCGGTCCTGATCGGCGGCAAGGGCCGGCTGGTGGAGCCGGTCCGCGAACTGTTGTCGGACTACCCGGCCGCTCAGCCGCACGACGAGCGGTACGGCGCGCTGGTGTTCGACGCGACCGGCATCGGCCAGGTCACCGAGCTGGTGCAGCTGTTCGAGTTCTTCCAGCCCGTCATCCGCAACCTCGCCTCCTGCGCGCGCGTCGTCGTGCTCGGCACCACCCCCGAACTCGCGTCCGGTGTGGACGAGCAGATCGCGCAGCGCGCGCTCGAGGGCTTCACCCGCAGCGTGGGCAAGGAGATCAAGCGCGGCTCGACGGCGCAGCTGGTGTACGTCTCCCCCGACGCCGCGACAGGACTGTCCGGGCTCGAGTCGACGCTGCGCTTCCTGCTCTCGGCCAAGTCCGCGTTCGTCGACGGCCAGGTCATCCGGGTGGGCGCCGACGACTCCGAGGCCCCCGCCAGCTGGGAGCGCCCGCTCGAGGGCAAGGTCGCGGTCGTCACCGGCGCCGCCCGCGGCATCGGCGCCACCATCGCCGAGGTGCTCGCCCGCGACGGCGCACACGTCGTGTGCGCCGACATCCCGGCCGCCGGGCAGGCGCTCTCGGAGACCGCGAACAAGGTCGGCGGCACGTCGCTCGCACTCGACGTCACCGCCGCCGACGCGGCCGACAAGCTCGCCGAACACCTCACCGAGCGGCACGGCGGCGCCGACATCATCGTCCACAACGCCGGCATCACCCGCGACAAGACGCTCGCCAACATGGACGAGGCCCGCTGGAACACCGTTCTGGGCGTCAATCTGCTGGCCCCGCAGAAGATCACCGAGGCCCTGGTCGCCAAGGGTGTGCTGCGCGAGGGCGGCCGCGTGATCGACGTGTCGTCCATCGCGGGCATCGCCGGCAACCGCGGCCAGACCAACTACGGCACCTCCAAGGCCGGCGTCATCGGCTTGGTCCAGGCCACCGCGCCGGTGCTGGCGGAGAAGAAGATCACCATCAACGCCGTCGCGCCGGGCTTCATCGAGACCGCGATGACCGCGGCCATCCCGTTCGCCACCCGCGAGGCCGGCCGCCGGATGAGCTCGCTGCTGCAGGGCGGGCAGACCGTGGACGTCGCCGAGACCGTGGCGTACTTCGCGAACCCCGCCTCCAACGCCGTCACCGGCCAGGTCGTCCGGGTGTGCGGCCAGTCCCTGCTGGGTGCGTGA
- a CDS encoding MaoC/PaaZ C-terminal domain-containing protein has translation MSGRKSTLVQLHEQPGTLDNYARAAWGALPFVKPSGRRSLPAETLALSGLRVDHDNLAAYANVCGLRFGDTLPITYPFTLVFPTVMRLLTAREFPFPAIGSVHTENVIEQRRPISVSEPLDLQVHAENLRPHAKGTQVDLVSEVSVGRELVWRQVSTFLKMHPTGAPKEPKAERRDEVPPPPTRTLRVDQKIIGRYAAVSGDRNPIHVSSLGAKAFGFPGTIAHGMWSAAAALAPLEGRIPAAVTYAVRFGKPIVLPAAVNLYADRTPDGWDLALKHPKKGYPHLTATVR, from the coding sequence ATGTCGGGCCGCAAGAGCACCCTGGTGCAGCTCCACGAGCAGCCGGGCACGCTCGACAACTACGCGCGGGCCGCGTGGGGCGCGCTGCCGTTCGTCAAGCCGTCCGGCCGACGCAGCCTTCCGGCGGAGACGCTTGCGCTGTCGGGTCTGCGGGTCGACCACGACAACCTGGCCGCCTACGCGAACGTGTGCGGGCTGCGGTTCGGCGACACCCTGCCGATCACGTACCCGTTCACGCTGGTGTTCCCGACGGTGATGCGTCTGCTCACCGCCCGCGAGTTCCCTTTTCCGGCAATCGGTTCGGTGCACACCGAGAACGTCATCGAGCAGCGGCGCCCCATCTCGGTGAGCGAACCGCTGGATCTGCAGGTCCACGCCGAGAATCTGCGCCCGCACGCCAAGGGCACGCAGGTGGACCTGGTCAGTGAGGTCTCGGTGGGCCGCGAGCTGGTGTGGCGGCAGGTCAGCACGTTCCTGAAGATGCACCCGACGGGGGCACCGAAGGAACCCAAGGCCGAACGCCGGGACGAGGTGCCGCCGCCCCCGACCCGCACACTGCGGGTGGACCAGAAGATCATCGGCCGGTACGCGGCGGTGTCGGGCGATCGCAACCCGATCCACGTCTCGTCGCTCGGGGCGAAGGCGTTCGGTTTCCCCGGCACCATCGCGCACGGCATGTGGAGTGCCGCGGCGGCGCTGGCGCCGCTCGAGGGCCGGATCCCCGCCGCGGTCACCTACGCCGTCCGCTTCGGCAAGCCGATCGTGCTGCCGGCCGCGGTGAACCTGTACGCCGACCGGACGCCGGACGGCTGGGACCTGGCGCTCAAGCATCCGAAGAAGGGCTACCCGCACCTCACCGCGACGGTGCGCTAG
- a CDS encoding helix-turn-helix transcriptional regulator: MTQQSPPRSTRGVYGISVTSELTGIGPQTLRLYERRGLIAPSRTGGGTRRYSEEDIYRLNRVSELVEAGVNLTGIRQILDLEAANTELRAENVRLQQEVAALETTEG; encoded by the coding sequence ATGACGCAACAGTCTCCGCCCCGCTCCACTCGCGGAGTCTATGGAATCTCGGTCACCTCCGAGCTGACCGGAATCGGTCCGCAGACCCTCCGCCTGTACGAGCGTCGTGGCTTGATCGCGCCCTCCCGCACCGGCGGCGGCACTCGCCGCTACAGCGAGGAGGACATCTACCGGCTGAACCGGGTCTCCGAACTGGTGGAGGCCGGCGTCAACCTCACCGGCATCCGGCAGATCCTCGATCTGGAGGCGGCCAACACCGAACTGCGCGCCGAGAACGTCCGGCTGCAGCAGGAGGTGGCGGCGCTCGAGACCACCGAGGGCTGA
- a CDS encoding WhiB family transcriptional regulator — MTANRPNLAPLADTWEWQQHGRCQGMNEAVFFPPTGERGNARMMRERRAKAICASCPVKDMCLEHSLSVPEPFGVWGGVGESERAIMLRGRRVRKSRAA, encoded by the coding sequence ATGACCGCCAACCGACCGAACCTCGCCCCGCTGGCCGACACCTGGGAATGGCAGCAGCACGGTCGCTGCCAGGGAATGAACGAAGCGGTCTTCTTCCCGCCCACCGGCGAGCGCGGTAACGCCCGCATGATGCGCGAGCGCCGCGCCAAGGCGATCTGCGCGTCGTGCCCGGTCAAGGACATGTGCCTCGAGCACTCGCTGAGTGTCCCGGAGCCGTTCGGTGTCTGGGGCGGGGTCGGCGAGTCCGAGCGCGCCATCATGCTCCGCGGTCGCCGCGTTCGTAAGAGCCGCGCGGCGTAA
- a CDS encoding DUF6131 family protein produces the protein MITLGIILLVIGLLIKIPILWTLGIIALVVGAILLLMGAAGRAVGGRKHWY, from the coding sequence ATGATCACGCTGGGAATCATCCTGCTCGTCATCGGTCTGCTGATCAAGATCCCGATCCTGTGGACGCTCGGCATCATCGCACTCGTCGTCGGCGCGATCCTGCTCCTCATGGGCGCTGCCGGGCGTGCGGTGGGCGGCCGCAAACACTGGTACTGA
- a CDS encoding TetR/AcrR family transcriptional regulator gives MAGGTKRLPRAVREQQMLDAAIEVFSDNGFHDASMDAIAARAAISKPMLYLYYGSKDELFAACIHREGLRFVEAISPAGDPTLPPREQLRSALTGFLGFVDENRRSWMVLYRQAIGQQAFASQVSSSRDRLIELTAKLLESSTKEPEGRDFSIMAVALVGAGEAVADRVAGGEIAVEAAVELLDELAWRGLAGGKKK, from the coding sequence ATGGCGGGTGGCACGAAGCGGCTGCCGCGGGCCGTGCGTGAGCAGCAGATGCTCGACGCGGCGATCGAGGTGTTCTCCGACAACGGGTTCCACGACGCCTCGATGGACGCGATCGCCGCGCGGGCCGCCATCTCCAAGCCGATGCTCTATCTCTACTACGGGTCCAAGGACGAACTGTTCGCCGCCTGCATTCACCGCGAGGGGCTGCGATTCGTCGAGGCCATCTCCCCGGCCGGCGATCCCACGCTGCCGCCGCGCGAACAGTTGCGCAGCGCGCTCACCGGGTTCCTCGGTTTCGTCGACGAGAACCGCAGGTCGTGGATGGTGTTGTACCGGCAGGCCATCGGCCAGCAGGCGTTCGCGTCGCAGGTGAGCAGCAGCCGGGACCGGCTGATCGAACTCACCGCCAAACTGCTCGAGTCCAGCACCAAGGAGCCGGAGGGCAGGGATTTCTCGATCATGGCGGTCGCGCTCGTCGGCGCTGGCGAGGCCGTCGCCGACCGGGTCGCGGGTGGGGAGATCGCCGTCGAGGCCGCCGTCGAACTGCTCGACGAGCTCGCCTGGCGCGGCTTGGCGGGCGGCAAGAAGAAGTAG
- a CDS encoding glycoside hydrolase family 3 N-terminal domain-containing protein, protein MRIRHVLAVALCAGLAAGCSSGSDTETATSAQSTSPSTTRSATETSSAPRAPSPFGSAVCGPAFLSSLSGRQKLAQLLTVGVTGTADARAVVESEQIGGIFIGSWTDEAMLANREVVQVADASSVPLMVTIDEEGGRVSRIDELFGPDPSAREVARTKTPEQTYQMALDRGRRLNELGITVNFAPDVDVSSQPDDAVIGDRSWSDDPQVVTEYADAYARGMRDAGILPVLKHFPGHGSASGDSHTGAVTTPPLDQLQKSDLVPYRELVDTGVGVMLGHLSVPGLTKDGLPASLSPEPVALLREGTGYGAPPFTGPIFTDDLSGMKAITDRFDIAEAVEQALASGVTVALWLTTDDVPRVLDHLEEAVASGRLPADQVDRSVLTAARAKGAVTC, encoded by the coding sequence ATGCGGATTCGACATGTGCTCGCCGTCGCGCTGTGCGCCGGGTTGGCGGCCGGATGCTCGTCCGGCTCCGACACCGAGACCGCGACGAGTGCGCAGTCCACCTCCCCGTCGACCACCCGGTCGGCCACCGAGACGTCGAGCGCGCCCCGGGCGCCGTCGCCGTTCGGGTCGGCGGTGTGCGGTCCGGCGTTCCTGTCCTCGCTCAGCGGGCGGCAGAAGTTGGCGCAGCTGCTCACCGTCGGCGTGACCGGGACTGCGGACGCCCGCGCCGTCGTGGAGTCCGAGCAGATCGGCGGCATCTTCATCGGCAGCTGGACGGACGAGGCGATGCTGGCCAACCGCGAGGTGGTCCAGGTCGCGGACGCGAGTTCGGTACCGCTCATGGTCACCATCGACGAGGAGGGCGGCCGGGTCTCCCGCATCGACGAGCTGTTCGGCCCGGATCCGTCCGCCCGCGAGGTGGCCCGCACCAAGACGCCCGAGCAGACCTACCAGATGGCGCTCGACCGGGGCCGTCGACTGAACGAGCTGGGCATCACCGTCAACTTCGCGCCCGACGTCGACGTCAGCAGCCAGCCGGACGACGCGGTGATCGGCGACCGCTCGTGGTCCGACGACCCGCAGGTGGTCACCGAGTACGCGGACGCGTACGCGCGCGGCATGCGCGACGCCGGCATCCTGCCGGTGCTCAAGCACTTCCCGGGTCACGGGTCGGCGTCCGGCGACTCGCACACCGGGGCGGTGACGACGCCGCCGCTGGACCAGTTGCAGAAGTCGGATCTGGTGCCGTACCGGGAACTGGTCGACACCGGGGTCGGCGTCATGCTCGGACACCTGAGCGTGCCGGGGCTGACGAAGGACGGGCTGCCGGCGAGCCTGAGCCCGGAGCCGGTCGCGCTGCTGCGCGAGGGCACCGGCTACGGCGCGCCGCCGTTCACCGGGCCGATCTTCACCGACGACCTGAGCGGGATGAAGGCGATCACCGACCGGTTCGACATCGCGGAGGCGGTGGAGCAGGCGCTGGCCTCCGGGGTCACGGTGGCGCTGTGGCTCACCACCGACGACGTGCCGCGGGTGCTCGATCATCTCGAGGAGGCGGTCGCGTCCGGCCGGCTGCCCGCGGATCAGGTCGACCGGTCGGTGCTGACGGCGGCGCGGGCCAAGGGCGCGGTCACGTGCTGA
- a CDS encoding universal stress protein translates to MPADLMLIAYDGSDNAKRAIEYAGRFLAANRAMVVTAWEPMVRQAARMSGLSGVMQPEWVPDEKSEDIALTDAKNTNAEGVDLALVAGLNAEGRCCETSTAIWATIVECADELDADIIVTGTRGTTGLRSLLQSSVADHVLRHSHRPVLIVPPGQ, encoded by the coding sequence GTGCCTGCAGATCTCATGCTCATCGCCTACGACGGCTCCGACAACGCCAAACGAGCGATCGAGTACGCCGGCCGGTTCCTGGCCGCGAACCGCGCGATGGTCGTCACCGCGTGGGAGCCGATGGTGCGGCAGGCGGCACGCATGTCCGGGCTCTCCGGAGTGATGCAGCCCGAGTGGGTCCCGGACGAGAAGTCCGAGGACATCGCGCTCACCGACGCCAAGAACACCAATGCCGAGGGTGTCGACCTCGCGCTGGTCGCCGGCCTCAACGCCGAGGGCCGGTGCTGCGAGACGTCGACCGCCATCTGGGCCACCATCGTCGAGTGCGCCGACGAGCTGGACGCCGACATCATCGTCACCGGCACCCGCGGCACCACGGGCCTGCGTTCGCTGCTGCAGAGCAGCGTCGCCGACCACGTGCTGCGGCACAGTCACCGGCCGGTGTTGATCGTTCCGCCCGGTCAGTAG